The sequence below is a genomic window from Mycobacterium heidelbergense.
CGGTCCGGGCCGGCGCCGATCGGGATCGCGGTGACCAATCCGGCGATCAGCAGGCCGCCAAGCGCGGTCAGCAGCAGGCCTCGCCGTGTGGCCTGGGCCTGCAACCCGCGCGGCCACTGGAAGCCGGCCGACGGCTGTTCGGCCGCGTCGTTCGGGGAGCCGGCGAGGGTGCTGGCTTCCGAAACGTCCTTCTCCGGCGCTTGCGACATCCGCACCATTCTGTCAGGGCCCGTTAAGCGGCGTGACAAAAGTGGTGGATGTTGCGTTGTGGGATTTACCGGCGGGTGCTCCTGGCACCGGATCGGAACCCCAAAAGTAGTGTCAGGGCCGTGATCGACCTGAAGCTGCTCCGGGAAGACCCCGATGCCGTGCGCCGTTCCCAAGTCAGCCGCGGCGAAGACCCGGCTCTGGTGGACGCCCTGTTGACGGCCGACGCCGCGCGGCGGGCCGCGATCTCTGCCGCCGACGCGCTGCGCGCCGACCAGAAGGCCGTCAGCAAGGGCGTGGGCGCCGCGTCGGCCGACGAGCGCCCGGCCAAGCTGGCGCGCGCCAAGGAGCTCGCCGAGCAGGTGAAGGCCGCCGAAGCCGCCCAGTCCGAGGCCGAGGCGGCGTTCACGGCGGCGCACATGGCGATCCCGAACGTGGTCCTGGATCCGGTGCCCGCCGGCGGTGAGGACGACTTCGCGGTCCTCGACGTGGTCGGTGAGCCGGCCGCGATCGAAAACCCAAGGGACCATGTGGAACTCGGCGAGTCGCTGGGTCTCATCGACATGCGGCGCGGGGCCAAGGTGTCCGGCGCACGGTTCTACTTCTTGACCGGGCGCGGTGCCCTGCTGCAGCTCGGCCTGCTGCAGCTGGCCCTGCGGCTGGCCGTTGAGAACGGCTTCATCCCGATGATCCCGCCGGTGCTGGTGCGCCCGGAGGTGATGGCCGGCACCGGATTTCTGGGCGCCCACGCCGACGAGGTATACCGGGTCGACGCCGACGACCTGTATTTGGTGGGCACGTCCGAGGTGCCGCTGGCCGGCTACCACGCCGACGAGATCCTCGACCTGTCCGGCGGGCCCCTGCGCTACGCGGGCTGGTCGTCGTGCTTCCGGCGTGAGGCCGGCAGCCACGGCAAGGACACCCGCGGCATCATCCGGGTGCACCAGTTCGACAAGGTGGAGGGCTTCGTCTACTGCGAGCCCGCCGACGCCGAGGCCGAACACCAACGGCTGCTGGGCTGGCAGCGCGAGATGCTGGCCCTTATTGAGGTGCCGTATCGGGTGATCGACGTGGCCGCGGGCGATCTCGGTTCGTCGGCCGCCCGCAAGTTCGACTGCGAGGCATGGGTTCCCACGCAGGGCGCCTATCGCGAGCTGACGTCGACGTCGAACTGCACCACCTTCCAGGCGCGCCGGTTGGCGACGCGCTACCGGGATGCGGGAGGCAAGCCGCAGATCGCCGCCACGCTCAACGGCACGCTGGCCACCACCCGCTGGCTGGTCGCGATCCTGGAGAACCATCAACGGCCCGACGGCAGCGTGCGGGTGCCCGAGGCGCTGGTCCCATATGTCGGCACCGAGCTGCTGGAGCCTTAGGCGCTCAGGCGCCTGTCGCGAGCGTGCGCAAATGTACACGTGTGACGGCGTGTCGCTGAACAGACACGCACGCTCGCGCGCGGGAGGTGCCCCCAGCTCGCGCGCTAGGCGTCCACCTTTTCGCGGGTTTGGTCGTGCCGGTGCTGCCGCTCGATGGTGGCGAAGTAGAACGCAAACGCGAAGGCGAAGCTGGTGAACAGGCTGGACACGAAGTACAGCCACGGTCGCCGCAGCCCCCGGCGATAGCCGTCGACGATCGTAAACAGCGGCAGCAGAATCACATTCGCGATCGTGTAGTCCTGGCTGGCGGAGCTGGCGGCCGGGTTGGTGAACATCAGCCGGATGTAGTCCGCCCAGCTTCCGGGCCCCCAGATCGGGTTCGTCGACCCGCGCGCGTACTGCTGCACGAAGTGGACGTTGAACCACCAGCCCAGCACGACCGACGCGATGCCGACGACGTAATACACGCATTCCAGCGGGGAGAACATCGGTCCGCGGGCTGGCCGGGCGTAAACCTTCGGGTTCGACGCGACGATCCATCCGATGACGGAAAGCCCGAGAACCGCGTGGACGAGAAGCGACACCATGGCGGCAGTCTCACCCCCGCCCCGAAGTTTTGTCAATATTGACAGAACAATTCTTGGTACCTTCATTGCCATGGTCCGGCCCGCGCAGACGGCGCGCAGCGAACGCACCCGGGAGGCGCTGCGGCAGGCCGCCCTGGTGCGATTTTTGGCCCAGGGTGTCGAGGACACGTCGGCCGAGCAGATCGCGGCGGACGCCGGGGTATCGCTGCGCACGTTCTATCGCCACTTCCGGTCCAAGCACGACCTGCTGTTTGCCGACTACACCGGCCTGAACTGGTTTCGCGCCGCGTTGGACGCCCGGCCGGCCAATGAGCCGATCATCGATTCTGTGCAGTTGGCCATCTTCTCGTTTCCCTATGACGTTGAGGCCGTGACGAAAATCGCCGCCTTGCGGGGCGGCGAGCTCGACCCCGGGCGCATCGTCCGCCACATCCAGGAGGTCCAGGCCGACTTCGCCGACGCCATCCAGGCGCAGCTGCTGCGGCGTAGCTGTGTGGTCGACCCGGCGCCGGACGCGCGGTTGCGCACGGCGGTGACCGCGCGCTGCGTCGCGGCGGCGGTGTTCGGCGCGATGGAGGTGTGGATGCTCGGCGGCGACCGGTCACTGGGCGAACTGGCGCGGGTATGCCACGTGGCACTGGAATCCCTGCGGGCCGGCATCAGCGACGCCTGGGTACCGGACATAGTTTCGTCATAATTGACAAAACTTTGGGTACATGCCAGCCTGCATTCGTGGAGGTCTGGAGATGACCGGGTTTGACGCGATCGTTATCGGCGCGGGCCACAACGGGCTGGCCGCCGCGGTGCTGCTGCAGAAGGCGGGGCTGCGGACCGTGTGCCTGGACGCCAAGCTCTACGCCGGTGGAATGGCTTCCACGGTAGAGCTTTTCGACGGCTACCGGTTCGAGATCGCCGGGTCGGTGCAGTTCCCGACGTCGTCGGTCGTCGTCGAGGCGCTCGGCCTGGACACCCTGCCGACGATCGACCTGGACGTGATGTCGGTGGCGCTGCGTGGCGTGGGTGACGATCCGCTGGTCCAGTACAGCGACCCGATCAAGTTGTTCACCCACCTCAACGAGGTGCACGGGGCGGACGCCGTCAACGGGA
It includes:
- the serS gene encoding serine--tRNA ligase; this translates as MIDLKLLREDPDAVRRSQVSRGEDPALVDALLTADAARRAAISAADALRADQKAVSKGVGAASADERPAKLARAKELAEQVKAAEAAQSEAEAAFTAAHMAIPNVVLDPVPAGGEDDFAVLDVVGEPAAIENPRDHVELGESLGLIDMRRGAKVSGARFYFLTGRGALLQLGLLQLALRLAVENGFIPMIPPVLVRPEVMAGTGFLGAHADEVYRVDADDLYLVGTSEVPLAGYHADEILDLSGGPLRYAGWSSCFRREAGSHGKDTRGIIRVHQFDKVEGFVYCEPADAEAEHQRLLGWQREMLALIEVPYRVIDVAAGDLGSSAARKFDCEAWVPTQGAYRELTSTSNCTTFQARRLATRYRDAGGKPQIAATLNGTLATTRWLVAILENHQRPDGSVRVPEALVPYVGTELLEP
- a CDS encoding DUF2834 domain-containing protein; the encoded protein is MVSLLVHAVLGLSVIGWIVASNPKVYARPARGPMFSPLECVYYVVGIASVVLGWWFNVHFVQQYARGSTNPIWGPGSWADYIRLMFTNPAASSASQDYTIANVILLPLFTIVDGYRRGLRRPWLYFVSSLFTSFAFAFAFYFATIERQHRHDQTREKVDA
- a CDS encoding TetR/AcrR family transcriptional regulator, whose product is MVRPAQTARSERTREALRQAALVRFLAQGVEDTSAEQIAADAGVSLRTFYRHFRSKHDLLFADYTGLNWFRAALDARPANEPIIDSVQLAIFSFPYDVEAVTKIAALRGGELDPGRIVRHIQEVQADFADAIQAQLLRRSCVVDPAPDARLRTAVTARCVAAAVFGAMEVWMLGGDRSLGELARVCHVALESLRAGISDAWVPDIVSS